A single region of the Paraburkholderia sprentiae WSM5005 genome encodes:
- a CDS encoding polysaccharide deacetylase family protein: MIGVVFPDARADAGQYVLAALRRSVSASGAHAITRNMLHEIAPDVVVAVDAPDAWSADLIAFVNARPRKLIVFGHMPIALADYLRYRPAALPPELAQASRSAAAPSGESRESPAAVRYGALAQTLGGAAWHRPFERFDFADEWNNLGYGAIRADGSIWALAEAPDVPAEAELAAVVVNGERQFAYAALWDAGASGVLWFNRPVGPCDSFEWRLVEQFLCGYRADALPCQPVLSELPWGYDAAITSRLDCDEDVESARPLWHAYQRLGVPFTLAVHTHNLQRGGQHDILRDLLADRQQGAVLSHTATHSPNWGGSYDTALAEGAQSAELLERATGVPVRYAVSPFHQSPPYAMRGLVDAGYAGCIGGIIRNDPEFLSARGGALAGLPAGFVGHSQQCMLHGDCMLKEGDPLAIFKQAFDTAYATNTLFGYLDHPFSERYAYGWSDEAARIDAHEQFIAYMRAKAQWPLFLHEEAALDFLRFRSFARVVEHDGAFHVVTPFADTTPLALGVEFRGAHTKVEAGKALQ, translated from the coding sequence ATGATCGGCGTCGTGTTTCCCGATGCGCGCGCCGACGCGGGCCAATACGTGCTGGCGGCGCTGCGCCGCTCGGTCAGCGCGAGCGGGGCGCACGCGATCACGCGCAACATGCTGCATGAGATCGCGCCCGACGTCGTGGTCGCCGTCGACGCGCCCGACGCGTGGAGCGCCGACCTGATCGCATTCGTGAATGCGCGGCCGCGCAAGCTGATCGTGTTCGGCCATATGCCGATCGCGCTCGCGGACTATCTGCGTTATCGGCCCGCGGCCTTGCCGCCCGAACTTGCACAGGCGAGCCGCAGTGCAGCGGCGCCTTCCGGTGAATCGCGCGAAAGCCCGGCGGCGGTGCGCTACGGCGCGCTTGCGCAGACGCTCGGCGGCGCGGCATGGCATCGCCCGTTCGAGCGCTTCGATTTCGCGGACGAATGGAACAACCTCGGCTACGGCGCGATTCGCGCCGACGGCTCGATCTGGGCGCTTGCAGAAGCGCCCGACGTGCCGGCCGAAGCGGAACTGGCCGCGGTCGTCGTGAATGGCGAGCGGCAGTTCGCCTACGCGGCGCTGTGGGATGCCGGCGCGTCGGGCGTGCTGTGGTTCAATCGGCCGGTCGGTCCATGCGATTCGTTCGAATGGCGCCTCGTCGAGCAGTTCCTGTGCGGCTACCGGGCCGATGCGCTGCCGTGTCAACCGGTGTTGAGCGAACTGCCGTGGGGCTACGACGCGGCGATCACGTCGCGGCTCGATTGCGACGAGGACGTCGAATCGGCGCGTCCGCTATGGCACGCGTATCAGCGGCTCGGCGTGCCGTTCACGCTCGCGGTGCATACCCACAACTTGCAGCGTGGCGGCCAGCACGACATCCTGCGCGACCTGCTCGCCGACCGGCAGCAGGGCGCGGTGCTGTCGCACACGGCGACGCATTCGCCGAACTGGGGCGGCAGCTACGACACCGCGCTCGCGGAAGGCGCGCAATCGGCCGAACTGCTCGAACGCGCGACCGGCGTGCCGGTGCGCTACGCGGTGTCGCCGTTTCACCAGTCGCCGCCGTACGCGATGCGCGGCTTGGTCGACGCCGGCTACGCGGGCTGCATCGGCGGCATCATCCGCAACGATCCCGAGTTTCTGTCGGCGCGCGGCGGCGCATTGGCCGGTTTGCCCGCGGGCTTCGTCGGCCATAGTCAGCAGTGCATGCTGCACGGCGACTGCATGCTGAAAGAGGGCGATCCGCTCGCGATCTTCAAGCAGGCGTTCGACACCGCGTACGCGACCAACACGCTGTTCGGCTATCTCGACCATCCGTTCTCCGAGCGCTACGCGTACGGCTGGTCCGACGAGGCGGCGCGCATCGACGCGCACGAGCAGTTCATCGCCTACATGCGCGCTAAGGCGCAATGGCCGCTGTTCCTGCACGAAGAAGCCGCGCTCGATTTCCTGCGCTTCCGGTCGTTCGCGCGGGTCGTCGAACACGACGGCGCATTTCACGTCGTCACGCCATTCGCCGACACGACGCCGCTTGCGCTCGGCGTCGAGTTCCGGGGCGCTCATACCAAGGTCGAGGCGGGGAAAGCACTGCAATGA
- the wecB gene encoding non-hydrolyzing UDP-N-acetylglucosamine 2-epimerase, whose product MKVMVVMGTRPEVIKLAPLVRALRSEFDTIVCASGQHKDMAAQALEFFGIEPDITLETMHPGQSLNALASRLIAALDRALDETRPDWVIVQGDTTTAFCAGFAAFQRGIRVGHVEAGLRTGDLTSPFPEEANRSLLGRIATLHFAPTSRARDSLLAEGVAAEKIVVTGNTVVDAIGEVRASWNVTPAASPLPAWRGAQQQHVLVTCHRRENFGDVLQDICRVLRDLCQRYSDYRWVFPVHLNPAVREPVHRELDGIANLALIEPVDYPTSLYLISGSAVVVSDSGGIQEEAPTFGVPVVVMRNHTERREGVDAGFATLAGQSAASIERAVIGWLDDPARRAALRDRANPYGDGLASRRIVDSLRGRPVEVFVG is encoded by the coding sequence ATGAAAGTCATGGTGGTGATGGGCACGCGGCCCGAGGTCATCAAGCTCGCACCGCTCGTGCGAGCGCTGCGCAGCGAGTTCGACACGATCGTCTGCGCGAGCGGACAGCACAAGGACATGGCCGCGCAGGCGCTCGAATTCTTCGGCATCGAACCGGACATCACGCTCGAAACGATGCACCCGGGTCAATCGCTGAACGCGCTGGCGTCGCGCCTGATCGCGGCGCTCGACCGCGCGCTCGACGAAACGCGCCCCGACTGGGTGATCGTGCAGGGCGACACGACGACCGCGTTCTGCGCGGGCTTCGCGGCGTTCCAACGCGGCATCCGCGTGGGTCACGTCGAGGCGGGGCTGCGCACCGGCGATCTCACGAGTCCGTTTCCCGAGGAAGCGAACCGCAGTCTGCTCGGGCGCATCGCGACGCTGCATTTCGCGCCGACCTCGCGTGCGCGTGACAGCCTGCTTGCCGAAGGTGTCGCGGCGGAGAAGATCGTCGTGACCGGCAACACGGTCGTCGATGCGATCGGCGAAGTGCGCGCGAGCTGGAACGTCACGCCCGCGGCGAGTCCGCTGCCCGCATGGCGCGGCGCGCAGCAGCAGCACGTGCTCGTCACCTGCCATCGCCGCGAGAATTTCGGCGACGTGCTGCAGGACATTTGCCGGGTGCTGCGCGATTTGTGTCAGCGCTATAGCGATTACCGCTGGGTATTCCCCGTGCATCTGAACCCGGCCGTGCGCGAGCCCGTGCATCGCGAGCTCGATGGCATCGCGAACCTCGCGCTGATCGAGCCGGTCGACTATCCGACGAGCCTTTATCTGATCAGCGGCAGCGCTGTCGTGGTCAGCGATTCGGGCGGCATCCAGGAAGAAGCGCCGACCTTCGGCGTGCCGGTCGTCGTGATGCGCAACCACACCGAGCGCCGCGAAGGCGTCGACGCCGGCTTCGCGACGCTCGCGGGGCAGAGCGCGGCGAGCATCGAGCGCGCCGTGATCGGCTGGCTCGACGATCCCGCGCGGCGCGCCGCGCTGCGCGATCGAGCGAATCCGTATGGCGACGGGCTGGCGTCGCGGCGCATCGTCGACAGCCTGCGCGGCCGACCGGTCGAGGTGTTCGTTGGCTGA
- a CDS encoding glycosyltransferase — MADGKNPVLAPQDCVLFSTADWDEPYWTNKQHTASILAARGWRILYVESVGFRSPKVASGRDWSRLWRRLWRGVQSLMLGPPRRADNIWVLSPLMVPAGHHLPFVRSLNQAMLRFSVNRFARSHRYDEPVVWTYHPYMLDAIATLPRGPLVYHCVDDIAAIPGVDVDAFRNAQRDLLGRCEAVFTTAQSLKDVCVPFNPNTHFFGNVVDEAHFGAARADGPLPAELAAIDEPRLVYHGVLSDFKVDLPLLLQTAQARPRWQWVIIGEEREGQRSDLLAQLARLPNVHLLGYRPYRVLPQYLRGMRVGVLPTLINEYTHSMFPMKFYEYLAAGLPVVSTPLDFAKEPRAGLEVGGDADAFIAAIERQLARGKLSADEARAAVGENTWEARLDKMLAITFHYPLAGGSSAPQAGAEVRT, encoded by the coding sequence TTGGCTGACGGCAAGAACCCGGTGCTTGCCCCGCAAGACTGCGTGCTGTTTTCGACCGCCGACTGGGACGAGCCGTATTGGACCAACAAGCAGCACACGGCGAGCATCCTGGCCGCGCGCGGCTGGCGAATCCTGTATGTGGAAAGCGTCGGCTTCCGCTCGCCGAAAGTGGCCAGCGGCCGCGACTGGTCGCGCCTGTGGCGGCGCTTGTGGCGCGGCGTGCAGTCGCTCATGCTCGGGCCGCCGCGGCGCGCCGACAACATCTGGGTGTTGTCGCCGCTGATGGTGCCGGCGGGGCATCATTTGCCGTTCGTGCGCTCGCTGAACCAGGCGATGCTGCGCTTTTCGGTGAACCGCTTCGCGAGGTCGCATCGCTACGACGAGCCGGTCGTGTGGACCTACCACCCGTACATGCTCGACGCGATTGCGACGCTGCCGCGCGGGCCGCTCGTCTACCACTGCGTGGACGACATCGCGGCGATTCCGGGCGTCGACGTCGACGCGTTCCGCAACGCGCAACGCGATCTGCTCGGCCGCTGCGAGGCGGTGTTTACGACCGCGCAATCGCTGAAGGACGTGTGCGTGCCGTTCAATCCCAATACGCATTTCTTCGGCAACGTGGTCGACGAAGCGCACTTCGGCGCAGCGCGGGCGGACGGCCCGTTGCCCGCCGAGCTCGCCGCGATCGACGAGCCGCGGCTGGTGTATCACGGCGTGCTGTCGGACTTCAAGGTCGACCTGCCGCTGCTGCTGCAAACCGCGCAGGCGCGGCCGCGCTGGCAATGGGTGATCATCGGCGAGGAGCGCGAAGGGCAGCGCAGCGACCTGCTCGCGCAACTCGCGCGTCTGCCGAACGTGCATCTGCTCGGCTACCGGCCGTATCGCGTGCTGCCGCAGTACCTGCGCGGCATGCGGGTCGGCGTGCTGCCGACGTTGATCAACGAGTACACGCACTCGATGTTTCCGATGAAGTTCTACGAATATCTCGCGGCCGGTTTGCCGGTCGTGTCGACGCCGCTCGATTTCGCGAAGGAACCGCGCGCGGGGCTCGAAGTTGGCGGCGATGCCGACGCCTTCATCGCGGCGATCGAAAGGCAGCTCGCGCGCGGCAAGCTGAGCGCCGACGAAGCGCGTGCGGCGGTCGGCGAGAATACGTGGGAGGCACGGCTGGACAAGATGCTGGCGATCACGTTCCACTATCCGCTCGCGGGCGGCAGCAGCGCGCCGCAAGCCGGCGCGGAGGTGCGTACGTGA
- a CDS encoding glycosyltransferase, with translation MRVVHVYRTYFPDPPGGLQEAIRQIALSTRERGVEPRILTLSPTPTPSVVERPEGQVVREKSWAAPASCDLGGPCAVMKYRQMADWADVVHFHFPWPFADVLHLLGRTKKPTVMTYHSDIVRQKLLGAVYGPLMRRTLRSMSAVVATSPAYARTSEALAACVSKERLKTIPLGIIDYRDELQPLDAQRKLDSRLGLAPGEPYFLALGVLRYYKGLHTLVEAARHVRAKIVIAGSGPERERLAALAREHGASNVVFAGQVTHEEKVALLKGCRAMVLPSHLRSEAFGMVLVEAAMFGKPMVCCEVGSGTSFVNEDGVTGFVVPPEAPQKLAAAMKQLVVDEALARKMGAAARERYERLFSGPALGDAYQALYDEVLAA, from the coding sequence GTGAGGGTCGTTCATGTGTACCGCACGTACTTCCCGGACCCGCCTGGCGGCTTGCAGGAAGCGATCCGCCAGATCGCGCTGTCGACGCGCGAGCGCGGCGTCGAACCGCGCATTCTGACCTTGTCGCCGACGCCGACGCCGAGCGTCGTCGAGCGTCCCGAGGGGCAGGTGGTCCGCGAGAAATCGTGGGCCGCGCCGGCATCGTGCGATCTCGGCGGGCCGTGCGCGGTCATGAAGTATCGCCAGATGGCCGACTGGGCCGATGTCGTGCACTTCCATTTTCCGTGGCCGTTCGCCGACGTCTTGCATCTGCTCGGACGCACGAAAAAGCCGACGGTGATGACGTATCACTCCGACATCGTGCGGCAGAAGCTGCTCGGCGCCGTCTATGGACCGCTGATGCGGCGCACGCTGCGCAGCATGTCCGCGGTGGTCGCGACGTCGCCCGCCTATGCGCGGACCAGCGAGGCGCTCGCGGCCTGCGTGTCGAAGGAGCGTTTGAAGACGATTCCGCTGGGCATCATCGACTACCGCGACGAGCTGCAGCCCCTCGACGCGCAGCGCAAGCTCGACAGCCGGCTCGGTCTGGCGCCAGGCGAGCCTTATTTTCTCGCGCTCGGCGTGCTGCGTTACTACAAGGGACTGCATACGCTCGTCGAGGCCGCCCGGCATGTGCGGGCGAAAATCGTCATCGCGGGTTCGGGACCCGAGCGCGAGCGGCTCGCCGCGTTGGCGCGGGAGCATGGCGCGAGCAACGTCGTGTTTGCCGGGCAGGTCACGCATGAAGAAAAGGTCGCGCTGCTCAAGGGCTGTCGCGCGATGGTGCTGCCCTCGCATTTGCGCTCCGAAGCGTTCGGGATGGTGCTGGTCGAAGCGGCGATGTTCGGCAAGCCGATGGTGTGCTGCGAGGTGGGATCGGGGACGTCGTTTGTGAACGAGGATGGGGTGACGGGGTTTGTCGTGCCGCCCGAGGCGCCACAAAAACTGGCTGCCGCGATGAAGCAGCTTGTTGTCGATGAAGCGCTTGCCCGCAAAATGGGGGCGGCGGCCCGCGAGCGATATGAGCGCCTGTTTTCGGGACCGGCGTTGGGCGACGCGTATCAGGCGTTATATGACGAAGTATTGGCGGCCTGA
- a CDS encoding UbiA family prenyltransferase yields the protein MSSKPLVVDLDGTLIRSDVLIECGFAFTRSAPHRFYEPLLWLMREGKAGLKARLAEATNIDVTVLPYDAAVIEWLKEERAAGRTLVLATASHLRYANAIADHLGLFDKIFATDGDINLSAHRKRDRLVAEFGEKGFDYAGNSHDDVAVWEAAERAYVVNPSTGVERAARKHGNVKRVIDERTARSKTWAKSLRLHQWLKNLLIFVPLLAAHQLSDPALVIAAILAFFAFGLCASSVYLLNDLLDLEDDRHHPTKRKRPLASGALPLIWGATLFPVLLVLGGAIAWFCLPHKFALVLLGYYLLTLAYSLYLKRRVMMDVVVLASLYTTRIIAGSAAIDARLTFWLLAFSMFIFLSLALVKRYAELHALRERGLVKSRGRGYVASDLSLISSLGAASGYLSVLVLALYIQDGNTTSLYRHPEFIWIACPLLLYWVSRTWIIAHRGKMHDDPIVFAAKDRGSWLVFALCGIVFWMAI from the coding sequence ATGAGCAGCAAACCCCTCGTTGTCGACCTTGACGGAACGCTCATTCGCTCAGACGTCCTGATCGAATGCGGCTTTGCGTTCACCCGGTCCGCGCCGCACCGTTTCTATGAGCCGCTTCTATGGCTCATGCGCGAGGGTAAGGCGGGGCTCAAAGCCCGTCTGGCCGAGGCCACCAATATCGACGTTACCGTTCTGCCTTACGATGCCGCCGTGATCGAGTGGCTGAAGGAGGAGCGGGCCGCGGGGCGTACGCTCGTATTGGCAACCGCGAGCCATCTGCGCTATGCGAATGCCATCGCCGATCATCTCGGACTGTTCGATAAGATCTTTGCCACGGACGGCGATATCAATCTGTCCGCGCATCGCAAGCGCGACAGGCTGGTTGCGGAGTTCGGCGAAAAAGGCTTCGATTACGCGGGAAATTCGCACGACGACGTCGCGGTCTGGGAGGCCGCGGAGCGCGCTTACGTCGTCAATCCATCGACTGGGGTGGAGCGTGCCGCGCGCAAGCACGGCAATGTCAAGCGCGTGATCGACGAACGTACCGCGCGGTCGAAGACGTGGGCGAAATCGTTGCGGCTGCACCAGTGGCTGAAGAACCTGCTGATATTCGTTCCGTTGCTGGCGGCGCACCAACTATCGGATCCGGCTCTGGTGATTGCCGCGATTCTCGCCTTTTTTGCCTTCGGCCTGTGTGCGTCGAGCGTCTATTTGCTGAATGACCTGCTCGATCTCGAAGACGACCGGCATCATCCGACAAAACGCAAAAGGCCGCTTGCTTCCGGCGCATTGCCGCTCATCTGGGGCGCGACGCTCTTTCCTGTTCTACTGGTGCTAGGTGGCGCGATTGCATGGTTCTGTCTGCCACATAAGTTCGCATTGGTCTTGCTCGGCTATTACCTACTCACGCTCGCTTATTCGCTTTATCTGAAGCGGCGCGTCATGATGGATGTCGTGGTTCTGGCCTCGCTCTACACAACGCGAATCATCGCCGGAAGCGCCGCGATCGACGCACGGCTCACGTTCTGGCTGCTGGCGTTTTCGATGTTTATTTTTCTGAGCCTGGCGCTGGTCAAGCGATATGCGGAATTGCATGCGCTACGGGAACGTGGCCTCGTGAAGTCGCGCGGCCGGGGCTATGTCGCGAGCGATCTCTCGCTGATTTCGTCGCTTGGCGCAGCCTCCGGCTATCTTTCGGTGCTGGTTCTCGCGCTTTACATTCAGGACGGCAATACGACGAGCCTGTACCGGCATCCGGAGTTCATCTGGATCGCTTGTCCTTTGCTGCTTTACTGGGTAAGCCGGACATGGATCATCGCTCATCGTGGCAAGATGCACGACGATCCGATCGTCTTCGCCGCGAAAGATCGGGGCAGCTGGCTGGTCTTCGCGCTGTGCGGCATCGTGTTCTGGATGGCGATCTAG
- a CDS encoding FAD-binding oxidoreductase: MSKVQSWGRYPYVPQDAHPIAWRDSAATVWRGVADGERTTLVFGNGRSYGDSCLASSGHVIQTLPLDRLICADWQSGILRAEPGITLEQILDVAVPRGWMLPVTPGTKYATLGGAIANDVHGKNHHVRGTFGRHVRRFCLLRSDGTQFECAPDSHPEFFAATIGGLGMTGLIGWAEIQLMPIKSSMLDVTSIRFANLDEFFTLSERLDALHEYSVAWVDCQSRDAALGRGIFMVGDHASGGRLEVERRKTRTVPFTSPIPIFNRLTLRAFNELYYRRQRADEVKSTVSYDSYFYPLDSLLEWNRIYGRSGFQQYQCVMPALAARDATRAILDAIARSGTGSILAVLKRCGHLGSPGLLSFPLEGTSLALDFPQREASNRKLFERLDAIVRESGGRLYPAKDAHMSGEDFRVAYPQWEQVEALRDPALLSRFWERTTRV; encoded by the coding sequence ATGTCCAAAGTCCAGTCCTGGGGGCGCTATCCGTACGTTCCGCAAGATGCGCATCCGATCGCGTGGCGCGATTCGGCGGCCACGGTATGGCGCGGCGTGGCGGACGGGGAACGCACGACGCTCGTGTTCGGCAATGGGCGCAGCTATGGCGACAGTTGCCTCGCGTCGTCGGGACACGTGATCCAGACGCTGCCGCTGGACCGGCTGATTTGCGCCGATTGGCAAAGCGGCATCTTGCGCGCCGAGCCCGGCATCACGCTCGAGCAGATTCTCGACGTCGCCGTTCCGCGCGGATGGATGCTGCCGGTCACGCCAGGTACGAAGTACGCGACCCTCGGCGGCGCGATTGCCAACGACGTGCACGGCAAGAACCATCATGTCCGCGGCACCTTTGGCCGGCATGTGCGGCGTTTCTGCCTGCTGCGTAGCGACGGCACGCAGTTCGAGTGTGCGCCGGACTCGCATCCGGAGTTTTTTGCCGCGACGATTGGCGGCTTGGGGATGACCGGGCTGATCGGTTGGGCGGAAATCCAGTTGATGCCGATCAAATCGAGCATGCTCGACGTGACCAGCATCCGCTTTGCCAACCTCGACGAATTCTTTACGCTGTCCGAGCGGCTCGATGCGTTGCACGAGTACAGCGTCGCCTGGGTCGACTGCCAGAGCCGCGATGCCGCGTTGGGCAGAGGCATCTTCATGGTCGGCGATCACGCATCCGGCGGGCGGCTCGAAGTTGAACGCCGCAAGACGCGTACGGTGCCTTTCACGTCGCCGATTCCGATCTTCAATCGGCTGACCCTGCGCGCGTTCAACGAGTTGTACTATCGGCGGCAACGCGCCGACGAGGTGAAGTCGACGGTCAGCTACGATTCGTATTTCTATCCGCTCGACAGCTTGCTCGAGTGGAATCGTATTTATGGGCGGTCGGGGTTTCAGCAGTATCAGTGTGTGATGCCGGCGCTGGCCGCTCGCGATGCGACTCGGGCGATTCTCGACGCGATCGCCCGCAGCGGCACCGGGTCGATACTCGCGGTGTTGAAGCGCTGCGGACATCTAGGCTCACCCGGGCTGCTGTCGTTTCCGCTGGAGGGCACGTCGCTGGCTCTGGATTTTCCGCAGCGCGAGGCATCGAATCGCAAGCTGTTCGAACGGCTCGACGCGATCGTGCGGGAGAGCGGCGGCCGCCTGTATCCGGCCAAGGACGCCCATATGTCGGGCGAAGATTTTCGCGTTGCGTACCCGCAATGGGAACAGGTCGAGGCGCTGCGTGACCCGGCCTTGCTGTCACGCTTTTGGGAACGAACCACTCGAGTATGA
- a CDS encoding SDR family oxidoreductase, producing the protein MKNIVIVGATSAIAIACARQWAKQGARFFLVARNAERLQQVADDLTARGAQTVLCQQLDIDQLGEHAAMMQRCAAEFGALDIVLVAPGTLPDQQTCQNDVDVAVREFNTNAVSVIALLTRFANVIELQRRGTIAVISSVAGDRGRQSNYLYGSAKAALSAFCEGLRARLFKAGAHVVTIKPGFVATPMTAGLPLPGPLVATADKVAGDIVRAVEKGRDVVYTPWFWGGIMLIIRSIPRRVFKRLSL; encoded by the coding sequence ATGAAAAATATCGTTATCGTAGGCGCCACGTCGGCGATTGCCATTGCCTGCGCCCGGCAGTGGGCCAAACAGGGTGCGCGGTTTTTTCTCGTCGCGCGCAATGCGGAGCGCTTGCAGCAGGTCGCCGACGACCTCACCGCACGCGGCGCACAGACCGTGCTGTGCCAGCAGCTGGACATCGATCAGCTGGGCGAACACGCGGCGATGATGCAGCGCTGCGCGGCCGAGTTCGGCGCGCTGGATATCGTGCTGGTCGCGCCCGGCACGCTGCCGGACCAGCAGACTTGCCAGAACGATGTCGACGTTGCAGTGCGCGAGTTCAACACCAATGCGGTATCGGTCATCGCGCTGCTGACGCGCTTTGCGAACGTGATCGAGCTGCAGCGACGCGGCACGATCGCGGTCATTTCGTCGGTTGCCGGCGATCGCGGGCGTCAGTCGAACTATCTGTATGGCAGCGCGAAAGCGGCGCTGTCGGCTTTTTGCGAGGGTTTGCGGGCACGCCTGTTCAAGGCGGGCGCGCATGTCGTGACCATCAAGCCAGGCTTCGTCGCCACGCCGATGACGGCGGGCTTGCCGTTGCCGGGGCCGCTCGTGGCCACGGCTGACAAGGTTGCTGGCGATATCGTGCGCGCGGTGGAAAAGGGCAGAGATGTCGTTTATACGCCGTGGTTCTGGGGGGGCATCATGCTGATCATTCGCTCCATCCCGCGCCGCGTGTTCAAGCGGCTATCGCTGTAA
- a CDS encoding GtrA family protein: MSASRLVIFYALFAGLSILANIGFQKLSVMAYSGAFSVPLSVFVGTGVGLVVKFALDKVWIFRYRHRDLSHGVRSFLLYTVMGLATTAIFWGFEFGADAIYHSEPARLMGGVVGLVIGYVVKYRLDKKFVFA; this comes from the coding sequence ATGAGCGCGTCGCGCCTCGTTATTTTTTATGCGCTATTCGCGGGGCTTTCGATTCTCGCCAATATCGGTTTTCAGAAGCTGTCCGTGATGGCCTATTCCGGCGCATTCAGCGTGCCGCTGTCCGTGTTCGTCGGGACGGGGGTCGGGCTGGTGGTAAAGTTCGCGCTTGATAAGGTCTGGATCTTTCGCTACCGACATCGCGATCTGTCGCACGGCGTCAGGAGTTTTCTGCTGTACACGGTGATGGGGCTGGCCACCACGGCGATTTTTTGGGGTTTCGAATTCGGCGCCGATGCGATCTATCATTCCGAGCCTGCGCGGTTGATGGGCGGCGTGGTTGGACTGGTGATCGGTTACGTCGTCAAGTATCGGCTCGACAAGAAGTTTGTTTTTGCCTGA
- a CDS encoding glycosyltransferase, giving the protein MFFPVFLSVVFVVRNQARDLEAILKDAASVTGTLVSDYELIVVDNASDDDSVAVLKQLASERGLPNLQVYALTKEVDSDTASWVGLENALGDFVAVVDPLVDDIRFLPTMLDKAASGADVVFAANEQNPVQSWAYRTCLGVFNALYKWSNGVHLAKDAPQYRLLSKRVINFMLQHPMPAVTYRYLPATGGFARAYLTYSTPPKAAHAKRLLHSIDRGIRLLVSTTKAPMRLVTALSLFGAVSNLVYSVYVIAVGLLKSNVAPGWVTLSLQQSGMFFLISLVLLVLGEYILQMARLSNEGPLYHVAQEFTSSVMTRRQKLNIEDVGLPEPHRADVDDSLHSS; this is encoded by the coding sequence GTGTTTTTCCCGGTGTTTTTGTCCGTCGTATTTGTCGTTCGCAATCAGGCGCGCGACCTCGAAGCCATCCTGAAGGACGCGGCTTCGGTCACGGGCACGCTCGTGAGCGATTACGAGCTGATCGTCGTCGATAACGCGTCCGACGACGACAGCGTCGCCGTGCTCAAGCAGCTCGCGAGCGAGCGCGGGTTGCCGAATCTGCAGGTGTACGCGCTGACAAAGGAGGTCGATTCGGACACGGCGTCATGGGTGGGCCTCGAAAACGCACTTGGAGATTTCGTCGCCGTGGTCGACCCGCTCGTCGACGACATCCGCTTTCTGCCGACCATGCTCGACAAGGCGGCGAGCGGCGCGGACGTTGTGTTCGCCGCCAACGAACAGAACCCCGTGCAAAGCTGGGCTTACCGCACCTGTCTTGGGGTATTCAACGCGTTGTACAAATGGTCCAACGGCGTGCACCTGGCGAAGGATGCGCCGCAGTACCGCCTGCTCAGCAAACGCGTGATCAACTTCATGCTGCAGCATCCGATGCCCGCGGTGACCTATCGCTATCTTCCGGCCACCGGCGGCTTCGCGCGCGCGTATCTGACCTACAGCACGCCGCCGAAGGCCGCGCACGCGAAACGTCTGTTGCACAGCATCGATCGCGGTATCCGCCTGCTCGTCTCGACGACGAAGGCGCCGATGCGTCTGGTCACCGCGTTATCGCTGTTCGGCGCGGTGTCGAACCTCGTTTACTCGGTCTATGTGATCGCGGTCGGCCTGCTGAAATCGAATGTCGCGCCAGGCTGGGTGACGCTGTCGCTGCAACAATCCGGCATGTTCTTTCTGATTTCGCTGGTGCTGCTGGTGCTCGGCGAGTACATCCTGCAAATGGCGCGGCTCAGTAACGAAGGACCGCTCTACCACGTCGCGCAGGAGTTCACCAGCAGCGTGATGACGCGCCGTCAGAAACTCAATATCGAAGACGTCGGATTACCCGAGCCTCATCGCGCGGATGTCGACGATTCGCTGCATTCCTCCTGA